A stretch of DNA from Tubulanus polymorphus chromosome 6, tnTubPoly1.2, whole genome shotgun sequence:
TACGATTGGAAGAATACAAGACGAATATCTCGAAGAATAGAACGCACGGAAAGCGCTTATAATTCGTGATTCGTCTAAATGTCGAACAGACGATTGTGTAACCTGCAAATGATGACACTAATGCGTAAAAGAAATGTAATTCGTCGTCAGAACTCTTGATCTCAGTACAATCATTACCTGCGATTGCTGGCTCAGCGATGGAAATGGCTTTCgcagaaataacaattacgACACAAGTCCATatcatgaatttcatttcggCTCAGATTTCTTTGTTATGGCCATGCATCAAATGTCAAACCTAATGGACTATGAGCTCCTATAGGTCGGAGCGTAATCTTTAGAccgatttttttctagaatctACGGTGTAGCTCAGCAGTTTCTACATTCACTCTTTTGTTCCTTAACAAACGCTGATATAGATTCGTGTTTGGGATAATGAAAGTTCGATAGTTCCAGTGAATGAATTGTATGCAACAGTATCATGGATTGTAACCGACCGATAATTatacgaaaatgaaataaggAAAGAATCGATCATACATCTTCAGCAATAATTTCTAGAAATATTAGTGAACGCAAAAATAGATGGGGGCCCTGTTATAGTCTGTAGCAGAAGAATAACATGTGGTGCACAGCTCTTCCGCAAAAGAATTGCATCGCAGAAAACGATATAAATACCTCGAGATTCAGCCCAGTTGACCATAAAGTGACCATGGAAGACTTCTTGAAATTGGCTAACTCGAGTTAActctatttctatattttcttgTCTATATGTGTTACCAGAAAAGTGAACGTCCCTGGCGATCTTACAAACCTTTCAAACCTGTGATTGCCATATTCGAAGCATTGTGTAATAAGTATCAACATCATTATGTCGAATTTACTAGAATACtaattgtaaaaaaaactcaATACCACTAAGAAAATGCAGAAACACAACTAGGTATGTGTGAATATCtagtaatatataaaattcattgCATAATAACACACAAAACAAccaattttgtaattatgtATGACTCACATGCCATACGAATATAGTGTGTATGTTTTGCCGATACAATGTGGTCCGCAACTCGAAATGCTCTACGATGAACTGGGTATTTTGTATGAGTAAGTacgatgaaatatttcatataatatgtaaaataatgtatatataatatgtatatataatgacATCTTGCATCATTTTCCACGTAACGCAATAACGAATTCCCTACAACTAACAATATTAAAGGGTGACTGACACTTTTTTCAAAGTATCGTGGTACATTGTCATACACATATGCTAGGCCTACTATTTCTCAATCCGACGTAACAATgttataaatgttttatttgatgaTTGCAATCAAAAACATGTCAGTATCAGATAATTGTTTTGACAAAAgactttttcattaatttccaTAGAGATAGTCACGTCATGCTGCATCGTCTATATCAATGGGCGACCTACACAGAACCAAGGTAATAATCCGTTAACTCATGAGATGATGTATCTCAATCTGCAAGTAACATTGCAAGAGATCAATGAGAAGATTTTCTGTTAAATTGAAGATTCGTATACGTATCCTGATACAATCTACAATCAGATTTCATTTGAAGTTTGTCATTTAAAGGTTCCAACAGTCGAGTCGAAATTGcgtcaaaatataagattgaTGGTCAGCCTTATATCGTGGCCCTGGAAGAAGACGACGACGTTAAGGTCACGTGTAACCATACATCCCCTGCTTTTGTGAGCAAGGGGCCAGTGAGATATTCTCTCTTGAGAGATAGGATCGAAATCGATAACAGCGTTGTTCCGGAAGTTGTTCTTAACAAAAGAGTAGAACTGAAAATCGGAAAACTGATACCAGCAGCAAAATATCAATGTCGGATGAGAACAGGTGAAAGCCAAGTGTTCAGCTCAACTTTAGTGGCTGATGTCATCAAATGTAAGTCAAGCGGTATTCTTTCACCTTTGGTTGCCATTGTCTTCGCGCTTGGTGCCCACTGGCCAACTAGACTTGGCCGGTTTCGGCTGGAAAAACATGAACTTGCTCGAATGGCCGCCTCGATGCTGATGTGCTGTTGTACAATTAATCCTTGTCCATTCAATCGAGGACTCTTAGGACCCTCTTTCCTTTCGGCTTCTTTCACCTTTCGGCGATTCTTTAAAGGAAGTATTACTATATCAGCACCGTGGGTGGATGTGTTGACAATATAAAGTAGGACAATTTTGTTTTCGTTCGTGCTGCTTTTTCACAACATGAATTGGGTCGGGTTGCAGTAATTGCGCACAACCTTTGATCTCTAAATATGGATAGACATATGTCCCCAAAGTCTGCTGATTCTCATCTAAATCCCACCATTGGCTGATTCTATTATTACCGACCCCAATCTATTGGGACGAGAAAATACTACCATGTCATCTAAAATAGCAAGAAAGTTGTTCCCTATTCCTAGAAACGTATAatgtttcaaaaaaatctttcaattgAAGCCATCAGAATTTCGCCTTCACCATGCACTGGAAGTAAATACAATCATGTACGATGCACTTGTTTGGTGACGAATAGTCTTGTCGATGCAGTAGTTGACGTTGATTGGTTTAGAACTAGACACAAAATGGCAGAATTTGCAATTCAAAAATATCCAGGAAATAAGACTAAGGTACGAATATGCGCATACTGGAAAAATATaccggaaatgaaaaattcaaagatgCGTGTTATATCGAAATTCGTTTAAGTAAGCGACATCCAACAATACTTTTGATTTCTTGcgaattttcatcaaaataatgacACCATATCGCAATGAATAACAATGCAACGATTGTTACAGGACGGTTTGATATTTACGAACTCTATAGAATTCGAAGCGAACGACAACGAGAACAACCAAACCATCGAATGTCGTCTGAATTACAACGGACAACGTATACATCACCTATTCGCTGCGACGTCGATCAATGTCACATGTAAGAATTCGGCCGGCTAAGATTACTCACTCGTACCTTACACACTTTCGTATCACTTCGGggaagaaatatcaaatagaaatgcAACGATAAAATTAAATGATCAAATGctatttgatgatgatagaAATGAGTAATTCATTATACTGATAATAGCAATGCTAAAATACCATGATTAAAGGTTATTTAAAGAGGTCCACTCTTAAATCATATGAAGAAGGACTCATATTTATCTTCATCGTTCTTGTTAGTTTTGACGTTTTGGTTTTTGTTTCACTGCATGGTTAGCGATCctatatggtggctgattcggacATTCAGAGAAAATTTGACGTTTTTTGTCGTACTGGTGTTCTGGCGCCTTCATTTGCATACCCGGAATTTTACgttatggcccgaatcagccaccataatcCTATATTCTTGCCGTTGACATTCTAGTTCCAGCTCGAGATATTATAGCCACCGGAATGTATACACACACCATCAATGAAGGAGACAAGGAGAATCTCATGTGTGTCGCTGGAGAAGCAAACCCGCCCTCAACTATATACTGGTTCCGACAAAAATTCCAAGGGGACGAAAGCGTTGACGTTACTCGCCGCGCCCGAACGTCTTTCGTTCCCAGAAGAACAGGGGATTATGGTTTCCGTCTGAAAAGTGAATATTTAGTACGTGCGACGCCCAGTGATGACGGATCTTACGTAAAATGTGTCATCGGAGAAAATCGAAGTCTATTCAAAAAAGCACATTTTATCGTTCATCGTAAGTGCAAAATGTGGACTTCAGAATATCTTTGGAATTTTCTTTATGGTATCATCTGGCCTGGAAAGATAAAAAATGGTTCACCAATTGTgagattattttgaatttcaattactgtttattatttgaatatggtTTTATCGCTTCGCATATCGGGGTCATACATcgttagttcattttttcaGATGGTCCGTCGCTTGAGCTCAACATTTCGTCGTCTAACATCGAGCCACCTGTGAATAGTAGTGCTACAATCGTGCTAAACGTGGTATCGAACCCGAGCGCTACGGCAGTTAGCTGTTCACAGGAGAACAAGGAAACCGCGTATGCCGGACGTCGGATCCAGCCTGACGATGGAGTGTGGTTAATAACGGTGCCGATACATGAAGCAGACGATTACGGTAATTACGTCTGCACTGGAGTGAACGAAAACAACATCCAGAAAACGGCCGTCGTCACAATAGCAAATCCAGGTATTCACCGAAAagagatataaatgaaaataattaaggtcgactttttttctatttctaaaatattacgTATTTTACCAGGCTCGTTCGGTATGGTGAAGGTTCTAGTGACAGCGGTTTCGGGGACTATTCTAACTGGAGTACTGGTCGCCGGTGTTTTGATCGGGATCAGAAGGCGTTGCAAGCGAAAAGAAGGTAAATATCAATGCGTGAAATGATAAAGATATGCAATACTTTTTTCTCATTATACATAGACGTAGTAGACAAAACTGGCTTTAATGTGTCGTATATATCAATAGTGTTACAATACAATCTTACATTAATCACGGAAACTTCTGGTTCAttccttgaaaaataaaccaTTCAGTGAATTATCAGACTATGACAAACGGGTTGTGATTTGAAAAGAAAGCatacattaatttttttcggGTTAATAAAACAGTTACAGCAGGCTcgtaattcaataaatttttcattatagaaCCTGCTGTAACGTTGACAGAACCATATCTTACGCGCGATAAAGGTGAGGAAATAATCCGGTAtgattaagaaaataaattatcattaacataatcattattgattattcaggTCAAAGCTGTTGTTGTTATCTATAAAAAGATATCTAGAATAGGAATGAATAAATGGAAGTAATCATTAGATTAGCGATACCGATGATGGAAAGGTATCAACATTTCTCTCAATTTGTAGCATTTTTGCGAGAAAAGTTGGAAAGAAGTTTGAATCAAAGGAACATTACTGACGACGAGAAAACAGGTGCGCGCGTTACAATGTCTTTCTCGTGCTTTCCCAAATGCCTATTTCAAGAACGGTATTTTCTTAAACGATTCTCATTACAGAGATATTGACGCTTTTAAGATGGGAAGGAAATTGGATCGAATGGAATAGAGTGGTCTGCATTGATAATGCTGGTAAATATTGTACGCCAACATTTATGAGGCCTTCTTTTAAAATCTATGTACCGGTATGTTAATCTATGCAACATAGACTTTAAGTGTTACTTTCTGGCAGAAAAGACAGACTTAATGATTTTGCTTTTCGATTGAAGTTCTCATTTCGCATACATTTTAaatgatatatacatgtataataccTATTCATGAAAATCTTCTGTTTTAAGTAAGATTGATTGAGCGAACATTAATGGAATATTCCGCTACAGCCAACAAAAAGTCACCGGGTAAATTTAgcatttgtttatttctcaTTTTAAGCATAATTATAACAACAACAAAGAGgatatttttgtcattttctttTATAGATGTATTAAAAACAATGGATCAGTTACTAACTCAAGAAACTGAAGGTGATTCTGACATTAAATATATGTACACAGACAGGCCCTTGAATCAATTTTTAGGATCCCTTTACcttttattgatatttccaTCCGTAACGATTACTTGTTCTTCCGTACGACTTTCAGAAATCGACGCTTTGTGCAATAGAAATGAGGGTGAGCTTCAATTTTATTTAGGAATATTTCGTCCGTCTAATTGGCTCTGTTTTCGTCCAGAAATCCCACGCACGatcgtatagaaaaaaaattgttaatttttcttttctgtgTTTCAGTTGATTTATTCCGAAAAAGGGTTATATGCTATAGAGGTTCGTGTAATTCAAATTCTTATTTGTTATCATTAGAAGTTTTAAAATACTTTTGTGTATAGTTCCATAAAAGTAATTTCAAGATCATATTTTGTTTCAGCTACTGATACAGTAACACGTAAGTTATCAGAAAAATGAGAAAACGTTCGGttgaaaaatgtatcaaaagcTTGAGTGATCGTTAGAGCATTGATATTGATGcataaattatttttgatttatgtaCTTGACAGGTAAATACATGAAAACTAGTTGTGCAACTATCtttgagaatcaaatcgaaaaATTCAAAGGTAAGTAGCTACAGGTCCCTACTCAAAAGAGACAGTGGTTATAGATAAAAAACGCCTCCCATTTCTCATTTGCTTAAGCTAAACAGAAAAATCTAAATAGATACGAGCGCACtgcattgaatttgataatgtTATAGTAGTGATTAAGTGTTATGTATGATAGTTAGCTAACCATGCAGTATCCATCTTACAGAGTTGATAACTGTTATCTTGGATTCTCGAATATCAGAACTGTCGAAACAAGGTAAGTAGGTTTCctgaaaatgtaaataaaaaacgataagatcaatttttattctaaaaacGCATTCAAAAATGCCATTCTATTGTcaaaattgtgatgaaaagTTTTACTTTTTGTAGTTCCTTCACATAGTTTCATCGTCAGCAGGATACAGATAGGTACGCGCGCATAATCATCTATTCCCACTCATAGCATATGTCTGTCTGAACTGAAATGGGCCCCTGAAAAGAagtatatttttatttctatatcttgaatttttttagACAGTCTTTTAAGAGAGAAAATCATATTTGACCAAGGTAAGTCAGAATTTCATTGTGAAACACAAAAGCGATGCTACGTGTAAAGTTTTCAACAGGACAACCTGATATCATTATGCGTGTTAATGCTTTTTCAGCCTCCGTCGATGGAATGCGAGAAATTATAGGTACGTACATGATACGGATCCTCTTTGCATAATATGTGTGCTAATTGCACTAGGATAATAACTCATAATTTATTTCCAGACGATCGCATTCGTAAAATCCAAGGAAATGGACGAGCCGATATAGGTATGAACAACTAAAAACTGTGGCATTGGTTGAATCTTTTCACTAACTACCATAGGCATCCCCGAGGGGGAAGGTTAAGTTAAGTTTATTTTGCAAAAAGGTTCGAGGATGCGAACGCCCCTCTCTTTtggaataatgaaaaatagttttttacCTCATAAATTACGCCGGCTACTCCAAACTTCGTACACCAAAATCTAGCAGCCATTCTTTTTCATTAGTAAAAAGCCTTATCGGCAAAGTGTGGTACAATCTTTATAGTGGAAATAGCCATTTTTAAGGGAATTCGGCCCCTCCCCTGGAAAAAGAAACCGGGACGCTCATGTTTACCAATTCGCTCCCCGAAGTTTTAATGTACACTTTTTTTATTAAGATTTATTGGACGATTTAACCGAAGAAAGCGAAGATGGACAAATTGTTCTCAACCACGgtaaaaattgattgattggaATGATATTCGTTATACTTTCGAAATGTATTCTATTAAATTTGCCTTCATTTATGCAGCGAATAGGATCGGTTTGAACCTACAAGACGAAATACTGCACTGGGCCTTAGGTAACGAAGGATTCACGACAATTTTTACTTTGATATTAAGTCCACTCTCTGTAGGTACACTGAAATGACTATGATATTATGCGCTTTTTTCAGATGATCTCATCCGACAACATTTATTAGTGTCAAGCGTGAACAGTGTCTATCGAGTATAGGTAAATATAGTTCCAAACAGCACATGATCCTAGAGCAGATTCAGATGGGAGCACAAGAAGCACGTGCCTGCCACCATCGAAATTGTCCCGTGCCTTTTTTCGGGCAGGTTTTCTTAGAATTTTCCTGACCGAATGGCGTGGATATTGCCCTTGTAAATAGTATGCCCTTTTCATGTCTTTCGTTGTGCTCCTGTCGAAATCTGTCCCTTCATTTTTAGATCAAAATCTACCCTACTAATTgaagtattttcttttttcagcttcAAATGAACGTCATGTTTTTCAAGCCATGTAAAGTtaaaaaagaatcaaaatatatgcATGTTAATAACTACAATCTcagtaatgaaaataaatgtaattTTGTAACTCTAGTTAAGTACCCTAGTTACCGAATCATTGGTGGTAAGTTTTTTCACTCGGATGGATTTATGCTTGGTGGTTCgcaaaaatatccgatcgtgaaaccaAACCACGGACAGGATACGAGGACCCATGAATCACCATATGGTAGTTGTGTGGTTGGTACATCGATCATATGCTGCCAACAGCAAATATGCTAAAGCCTTCAGTTTCCACAATGAATCAATGAACAATCTGGAACACTTCTAGTactgaatgaataaaatgattttattttgtgaaaaatgatacgaatatatcattatatattatatataaaatacagtTGTGAATGGTCCCGGTACAAATTTCTCATAAACTGATGGAAGTTGTGTATAAAAATTTGAGCAATATAAAAACACATGAGCAATAAAATATACGTGTCCGGCTGGCATATACACCAGCTGCTAATGATGGTAGGATGGTAGGCTCTGATTATCTACATAATGTACCTACACTGAATCGTCTAATGTATAGTCCTCTTAACTACGAAGAGTGGAAATGCTCGCAAGTACTACATGTACGTTTGCTTATTGGCCAAATAGGTTCAACTCTACCACTCCCAACCATGGCGAACTTCAGATTTCGTAGTTTGTCGACAAGTGGTTGGAGCAAATAATCGAACGCTTTATAGTTCAATCTTAAAGTATTTCACAGCTTCAGCCATTCTACATCGACTATACTCAGTTGCGTGGTTTGCTATTTTCGgactatagttccgactaactgacattcggtttgACTTAACTTGCCAAATAGTCAGTTTACTTAGATAACTGAAGTTCGACCTTACTAAGTTAGACTACAGATGATAAAGTCTG
This window harbors:
- the LOC141906835 gene encoding uncharacterized protein LOC141906835 isoform X2 → MNWVFCMKIVTSCCIVYINGRPTQNQGSNSRVEIASKYKIDGQPYIVALEEDDDVKVTCNHTSPAFVSKGPVRYSLLRDRIEIDNSVVPEVVLNKRVELKIGKLIPAAKYQCRMRTGESQVFSSTLVADVIKSIRISPSPCTGSKYNHVRCTCLVTNSLVDAVVDVDWFRTRHKMAEFAIQKYPGNKTKDGLIFTNSIEFEANDNENNQTIECRLNYNGQRIHHLFAATSINVTSRDIIATGMYTHTINEGDKENLMCVAGEANPPSTIYWFRQKFQGDESVDVTRRARTSFVPRRTGDYGFRLKSEYLVRATPSDDGSYVKCVIGENRSLFKKAHFIVHHGPSLELNISSSNIEPPVNSSATIVLNVVSNPSATAVSCSQENKETAYAGRRIQPDDGVWLITVPIHEADDYGNYVCTGVNENNIQKTAVVTIANPGSFGMVKVLVTAVSGTILTGVLVAGVLIGIRRRCKRKEEPAVTLTEPYLTRDKAFLREKLERSLNQRNITDDEKTEILTLLRWEGNWIEWNRVVCIDNAVRLIERTLMEYSATANKKSPDVLKTMDQLLTQETEEIDALCNRNEVDLFRKRVICYRATDTVTRKYMKTSCATIFENQIEKFKELITVILDSRISELSKQVPSHSFIVSRIQIDSLLREKIIFDQASVDGMREIIDDRIRKIQGNGRADIDLLDDLTEESEDGQIVLNHANRIGLNLQDEILHWALDDLIRQHLLVSSVNSVYRV
- the LOC141906835 gene encoding uncharacterized protein LOC141906835 isoform X1 codes for the protein MNWVFCMKIVTSCCIVYINGRPTQNQGSNSRVEIASKYKIDGQPYIVALEEDDDVKVTCNHTSPAFVSKGPVRYSLLRDRIEIDNSVVPEVVLNKRVELKIGKLIPAAKYQCRMRTGESQVFSSTLVADVIKSIRISPSPCTGSKYNHVRCTCLVTNSLVDAVVDVDWFRTRHKMAEFAIQKYPGNKTKDGLIFTNSIEFEANDNENNQTIECRLNYNGQRIHHLFAATSINVTFPARDIIATGMYTHTINEGDKENLMCVAGEANPPSTIYWFRQKFQGDESVDVTRRARTSFVPRRTGDYGFRLKSEYLVRATPSDDGSYVKCVIGENRSLFKKAHFIVHHGPSLELNISSSNIEPPVNSSATIVLNVVSNPSATAVSCSQENKETAYAGRRIQPDDGVWLITVPIHEADDYGNYVCTGVNENNIQKTAVVTIANPGSFGMVKVLVTAVSGTILTGVLVAGVLIGIRRRCKRKEEPAVTLTEPYLTRDKAFLREKLERSLNQRNITDDEKTEILTLLRWEGNWIEWNRVVCIDNAVRLIERTLMEYSATANKKSPDVLKTMDQLLTQETEEIDALCNRNEVDLFRKRVICYRATDTVTRKYMKTSCATIFENQIEKFKELITVILDSRISELSKQVPSHSFIVSRIQIDSLLREKIIFDQASVDGMREIIDDRIRKIQGNGRADIDLLDDLTEESEDGQIVLNHANRIGLNLQDEILHWALDDLIRQHLLVSSVNSVYRV
- the LOC141906835 gene encoding uncharacterized protein LOC141906835 isoform X3, whose product is MNWVFCMKIVTSCCIVYINGRPTQNQGSNSRVEIASKYKIDGQPYIVALEEDDDVKVTCNHTSPAFVSKGPVRYSLLRDRIEIDNSVVPEVVLNKRVELKIGKLIPAAKYQCRMRTGESQVFSSTLVADVIKFPARDIIATGMYTHTINEGDKENLMCVAGEANPPSTIYWFRQKFQGDESVDVTRRARTSFVPRRTGDYGFRLKSEYLVRATPSDDGSYVKCVIGENRSLFKKAHFIVHHGPSLELNISSSNIEPPVNSSATIVLNVVSNPSATAVSCSQENKETAYAGRRIQPDDGVWLITVPIHEADDYGNYVCTGVNENNIQKTAVVTIANPGSFGMVKVLVTAVSGTILTGVLVAGVLIGIRRRCKRKEEPAVTLTEPYLTRDKAFLREKLERSLNQRNITDDEKTEILTLLRWEGNWIEWNRVVCIDNAVRLIERTLMEYSATANKKSPDVLKTMDQLLTQETEEIDALCNRNEVDLFRKRVICYRATDTVTRKYMKTSCATIFENQIEKFKELITVILDSRISELSKQVPSHSFIVSRIQIDSLLREKIIFDQASVDGMREIIDDRIRKIQGNGRADIDLLDDLTEESEDGQIVLNHANRIGLNLQDEILHWALDDLIRQHLLVSSVNSVYRV